One genomic segment of Mycolicibacterium gilvum includes these proteins:
- the vapB gene encoding type II toxin-antitoxin system VapB family antitoxin: MADVLIRGLSEAAVAHIDAAAAAQGLSRQEYLRRRFEAERPRSDSGGRLTIDDLRRASAAASDLDDPEAMDGAWH; the protein is encoded by the coding sequence ATGGCTGACGTGTTGATCCGAGGGCTGTCGGAGGCAGCGGTGGCGCATATCGATGCCGCCGCAGCGGCGCAGGGCTTATCGCGACAGGAGTACCTCCGGCGGCGCTTCGAGGCCGAACGTCCGCGCAGCGACTCCGGCGGTCGGTTGACGATCGACGATTTGCGTCGCGCGTCGGCTGCGGCCTCCGACCTCGACGACCCCGAGGCGATGGACGGCGCGTGGCACTGA
- a CDS encoding AbrB/MazE/SpoVT family DNA-binding domain-containing protein produces MEAVIDSGGRIVLPKQLRDALGLVPGSKVDISAYGGGLQVLPGGRTARVERDEDGRLVARAETAVTDEMMFSIIDSGRR; encoded by the coding sequence ATGGAAGCTGTCATCGACTCGGGCGGTCGCATCGTCCTGCCCAAGCAACTACGAGATGCGTTGGGCTTAGTGCCTGGTTCGAAGGTTGACATCTCTGCTTACGGTGGCGGTCTGCAGGTGCTACCTGGTGGTCGGACCGCCCGGGTGGAGCGGGATGAGGACGGACGCCTGGTTGCCCGCGCGGAGACCGCTGTCACCGACGAGATGATGTTCTCCATCATCGATTCCGGTCGGCGGTGA
- a CDS encoding zeta toxin family protein, which translates to MKRLDLVVGSNGAGKSTFIELTLAPLLPRSFFVNADEIAKRRWPDDPAGHSYEAARIAANTRARLIELGESFIAETVFSHPSKLELLDIAHAADYTIVLHAVLIPEDLAVQRVRHRVRAGGHDVPESKIRQRYQRLWDLVATAADRADEATFYDNSAIRGPRIVAQLTAGIAVGSVLWPDWTPAPLANRWPGG; encoded by the coding sequence GTGAAGCGCCTCGACCTCGTCGTCGGATCCAACGGCGCGGGCAAATCCACGTTCATCGAGCTGACCCTCGCGCCGCTGCTGCCGCGCAGCTTCTTCGTGAACGCCGATGAGATCGCCAAGCGACGCTGGCCCGACGATCCCGCCGGGCACAGCTACGAGGCAGCGCGGATTGCCGCCAACACTCGCGCACGGCTCATCGAACTCGGCGAGTCCTTCATCGCCGAGACCGTGTTCTCCCACCCCTCGAAACTGGAACTTCTCGACATCGCCCACGCCGCGGACTACACGATCGTCTTGCACGCGGTGTTGATCCCGGAAGACCTTGCCGTGCAACGTGTCCGACATCGCGTGCGGGCCGGTGGCCATGACGTCCCCGAATCCAAGATCCGGCAGCGCTATCAACGGCTCTGGGATCTGGTCGCCACCGCGGCCGACCGTGCGGACGAGGCAACGTTCTACGACAACAGCGCGATCCGGGGTCCACGCATCGTCGCTCAGCTCACTGCCGGCATCGCAGTGGGTTCGGTCTTGTGGCCCGACTGGACACCGGCCCCGCTCGCCAACCGTTGGCCAGGCGGGTGA
- a CDS encoding metallophosphoesterase, with protein sequence MTDGGYDIIGDIHGCAEQLEKLLHTLGYRQDGRGGEYRHPQRRAVFVGDLIDRGAGQVRTLEVVKAMVDGGSAYAVMGNHEFNALAYHTESPPGSGKYLRAHDDPDDPRSAKNTDQHQAFLEQVRGAERSHYLRWFATLPLWLDLGGLRIVHACWHDDSIAVVERECGSSAPFSDVRHLIAASTPGDPLYTAVETLLKGPEISLVAHGQQPFKDKGGHPRKSARLRWWNGDARTLRELSEVAGNYTTVDDKPYPPLPDLDVSAVSAPHLYTAQVPVFYGHYWRSGEPERGGDWTDYTACVDFSAVMGGSLTAYRWSGEPTIRPEHYVGVPPRSGSAHPSTNDTPPARNSSNE encoded by the coding sequence ATGACCGACGGCGGCTACGACATCATCGGTGACATCCACGGATGTGCCGAACAACTGGAAAAGCTGTTGCATACCTTGGGTTATCGACAGGACGGCCGAGGCGGCGAGTACCGCCATCCGCAGCGCCGGGCGGTGTTCGTCGGCGACCTCATCGACCGTGGCGCCGGGCAGGTGCGCACGCTTGAGGTGGTCAAGGCGATGGTGGACGGCGGCAGTGCGTACGCCGTGATGGGCAACCACGAATTCAACGCCCTGGCCTACCACACCGAGTCGCCGCCCGGCAGCGGCAAGTACCTGCGGGCGCACGACGACCCGGACGACCCGCGATCGGCGAAGAACACCGACCAGCATCAGGCGTTCCTGGAACAGGTCAGAGGCGCCGAGCGCAGTCATTACCTGCGGTGGTTCGCCACCCTGCCATTGTGGCTGGATCTCGGTGGCCTGCGCATCGTCCACGCATGCTGGCACGATGACTCGATCGCGGTGGTGGAACGTGAATGCGGTTCCAGCGCACCGTTTTCGGATGTCCGGCATCTCATCGCGGCGAGCACCCCGGGCGATCCGCTCTACACGGCGGTGGAGACGCTGTTGAAGGGTCCGGAGATCAGCTTGGTGGCGCACGGCCAGCAGCCGTTCAAGGACAAGGGCGGCCACCCGCGAAAGAGCGCCCGGTTGCGGTGGTGGAACGGGGACGCCCGCACGTTGCGCGAGCTGTCGGAGGTTGCGGGCAACTACACCACCGTCGACGACAAGCCCTATCCGCCGCTGCCCGACCTGGATGTGTCGGCTGTGAGTGCACCGCACCTCTACACCGCACAGGTTCCCGTGTTCTACGGCCACTACTGGCGCTCCGGTGAGCCCGAACGCGGAGGCGACTGGACCGATTACACCGCGTGCGTGGACTTCAGCGCGGTGATGGGCGGCTCGCTGACGGCGTACCGCTGGTCGGGTGAACCGACGATCCGTCCGGAGCACTACGTCGGGGTCCCGCCGCGGTCAGGCTCCGCTCACCCCAGCACCAACGACACGCCGCCGGCCCGCAATTCGTCGAACGAATAG
- a CDS encoding VanW family protein, which yields MRADRAQPKVITATAPAGPARPRRRRLLWTLIAAPFALLAVAYIGDLLYSKDRVVRGVTAAGVPIGGLTLTDAEDRLRAEVSPRATRPIPVTAGPARDEIDPASAGLTVDWRATVEQSGAQPVNPITRLTSLFETREIGVVSTADDDALTAALDRLDETIAKDPVEGTVRFDGREPVAVDPENGLRLDVDTSADLLKRDWATGRTIDLPIVEPEPATTASDVQEAIDDVAAPAVSAPLVITGDDDTRATVDEDVIAAAMTFDVEDGDILATVDENVIVDAARPQLADSETPRRDATLDFAVSPPAKVPSEDGRRIDYGETLNDVMDVLTSTDDREIAAVYVDDAATFTTEDIAKLGPVEVIGEFQTSGFSGASGRNIKRAAEAIDGIVVAPGETFSLNGATNPRTAANGYVESGIILNGRPDTGVGGGVSQVATTLFNAAYFAGMDLVEHQEHSYYISRYPAGREATVFGDEIDVKFRNDGPTPVQIQTTWTSSAITVQLVGIKRYEVSSAQSPRSKPTSPRTITIPAGESCSASGGAPGFTITDTRTLRDIVTGDIRTESHTVRYDPIPKVVCGG from the coding sequence ATGCGCGCCGACCGAGCGCAACCAAAGGTCATCACGGCGACCGCACCCGCCGGGCCGGCACGTCCCCGTCGCCGGCGGCTTCTGTGGACCCTGATCGCCGCGCCGTTCGCGCTGCTGGCCGTCGCCTACATCGGTGATCTGCTGTACAGCAAAGACCGGGTCGTCCGAGGCGTTACGGCCGCCGGTGTCCCGATCGGCGGGCTCACCCTGACCGACGCCGAGGACCGCCTGCGCGCTGAGGTCAGCCCGCGCGCGACGCGTCCGATCCCCGTCACCGCCGGTCCGGCCCGCGACGAGATCGATCCGGCATCAGCCGGTCTGACCGTCGACTGGCGCGCGACCGTCGAACAATCCGGCGCCCAACCGGTGAACCCGATCACCCGGCTCACGTCACTGTTCGAGACCCGCGAGATCGGCGTCGTCTCCACCGCCGACGACGACGCGCTCACCGCCGCCCTCGACCGACTCGACGAGACCATCGCGAAGGATCCGGTCGAAGGAACCGTGCGGTTCGACGGGCGCGAACCCGTCGCGGTCGACCCCGAGAACGGACTCCGCCTCGACGTCGACACCTCCGCAGACCTGCTCAAACGCGACTGGGCCACCGGCCGCACCATCGACCTGCCGATCGTCGAACCCGAGCCCGCCACAACGGCGTCCGACGTCCAGGAGGCCATCGACGACGTCGCCGCCCCGGCGGTCTCGGCACCGCTGGTCATCACCGGCGACGACGACACCCGCGCGACCGTCGACGAGGACGTCATCGCCGCGGCCATGACCTTCGACGTCGAGGACGGCGACATCCTGGCCACCGTCGACGAGAACGTCATCGTCGACGCCGCACGGCCCCAACTCGCCGACTCCGAGACACCGCGGCGCGACGCCACCCTCGACTTCGCCGTGTCCCCGCCGGCGAAGGTGCCGTCCGAAGACGGCCGTCGCATCGACTACGGCGAGACCCTCAACGACGTCATGGATGTGCTCACCAGCACCGACGACCGTGAGATCGCGGCGGTCTACGTCGACGACGCCGCGACGTTCACCACCGAGGACATCGCGAAGCTCGGCCCTGTCGAGGTCATCGGCGAGTTCCAGACCTCCGGATTCTCCGGTGCCTCCGGACGCAACATCAAACGTGCCGCCGAGGCGATCGACGGCATCGTCGTCGCGCCGGGGGAGACGTTCAGCCTCAACGGCGCCACCAACCCGCGCACCGCGGCCAACGGATACGTCGAGTCCGGCATCATCCTCAACGGCCGCCCGGACACCGGCGTCGGCGGTGGGGTGTCCCAGGTCGCCACCACCCTGTTCAACGCCGCGTACTTCGCGGGCATGGATCTCGTCGAGCACCAGGAGCACAGCTACTACATCAGCCGCTATCCGGCAGGCCGCGAGGCCACCGTGTTCGGCGACGAGATCGACGTGAAATTCCGCAACGACGGGCCGACGCCGGTGCAGATCCAGACCACATGGACGTCGTCGGCGATCACCGTGCAGCTGGTGGGGATCAAACGCTACGAGGTGTCCTCGGCACAGAGTCCCCGCTCGAAGCCGACCAGCCCCCGCACCATCACGATCCCCGCCGGTGAATCCTGCAGCGCCAGCGGCGGCGCGCCCGGTTTCACCATCACCGACACCCGCACGCTGCGCGACATCGTCACCGGGGACATCCGCACCGAATCCCACACCGTGCGCTACGACCCGATCCCCAAGGTGGTGTGCGGGGGCTGA
- a CDS encoding PIN domain-containing protein: MTTASVAAVDTSVAVPLLVASHQNHGPVARWAKGRVLGLSGHALAETYAVLTRLPGDARVAPADAAMLIDENFAESFPLGVRAARAAHREFARLGIAGGATYDALVAVAARERGAVLFTRDARARWTYEALGVRTAILADDLHS, from the coding sequence GTGACGACCGCGTCCGTCGCGGCAGTCGATACGAGCGTCGCGGTGCCACTGCTCGTCGCTTCGCATCAGAACCACGGCCCGGTCGCGAGGTGGGCGAAGGGGCGGGTACTCGGACTCAGCGGGCATGCGCTGGCCGAGACGTATGCGGTTCTCACGCGACTGCCCGGTGATGCCCGTGTCGCACCCGCCGACGCCGCGATGCTGATCGACGAGAATTTCGCCGAGTCGTTCCCGCTCGGAGTTCGTGCTGCACGCGCCGCTCATCGCGAGTTCGCTCGACTGGGTATCGCCGGTGGCGCTACCTACGACGCATTGGTGGCGGTCGCAGCGCGCGAACGTGGCGCCGTCTTGTTCACCCGCGACGCACGTGCGCGGTGGACCTATGAAGCACTCGGTGTCCGCACCGCGATTTTGGCCGACGACCTGCACTCCTGA
- a CDS encoding DUF732 domain-containing protein translates to MGFCVFCGGALTDAMRCHSCGAVNIAGTWHESAYSGGTGGGWQPDPTGRHEGRYFVGGQPTDLIRDGGVEALDPMGRHQLEPAGVDHLPVSAGRRGRRGWIVAAAVLAVLAIAGAGVGAYAYVNRDRTTVDDRYLVALEQSGFAGEFNSDANAVAHGKQVCRALEGGGPQQGMPADEVAVQYFCPQFVEGFHVLETATITGSFTLNDEDPNRYSPAIEVDGSSCVGAGGYSDVNPGTPVTVKNGKGEILTTTYLEDGRGGRFRCTFGFTFEVTEGQDRYVVAVGRRGELSYSFDELRAGGVSLVLG, encoded by the coding sequence ATGGGCTTCTGTGTGTTCTGCGGCGGTGCACTCACCGACGCGATGCGATGCCACTCCTGCGGTGCGGTGAACATCGCGGGCACCTGGCACGAATCCGCCTACTCCGGCGGGACGGGAGGCGGCTGGCAGCCCGACCCGACGGGTCGGCACGAGGGTCGCTACTTCGTCGGTGGCCAACCCACCGACCTCATTCGCGACGGCGGTGTCGAGGCGTTGGACCCGATGGGCAGGCACCAGCTGGAACCGGCCGGCGTTGACCATCTCCCGGTGTCGGCAGGCCGCCGCGGGCGGCGCGGCTGGATCGTGGCCGCCGCGGTGCTGGCCGTGCTGGCGATCGCCGGCGCCGGGGTGGGCGCGTACGCGTACGTCAACCGCGACCGCACGACCGTCGACGACCGCTACCTCGTGGCGCTCGAACAGTCGGGTTTCGCGGGGGAGTTCAACTCCGATGCGAACGCCGTCGCCCACGGCAAGCAGGTGTGCCGGGCGCTGGAGGGCGGCGGCCCGCAGCAGGGAATGCCGGCCGACGAGGTTGCGGTGCAGTACTTCTGCCCGCAGTTCGTCGAGGGCTTCCACGTGCTGGAGACGGCGACCATCACGGGCAGTTTCACGCTCAACGACGAGGATCCGAACCGGTACTCGCCGGCCATCGAGGTCGACGGCTCGTCGTGTGTGGGGGCGGGCGGCTACTCCGACGTCAACCCCGGAACGCCGGTGACGGTGAAGAACGGCAAGGGCGAAATCCTCACCACCACATACCTGGAGGACGGTCGAGGTGGTCGATTCCGGTGCACCTTCGGATTCACCTTCGAGGTGACCGAAGGCCAGGACCGCTACGTCGTCGCGGTCGGACGCCGCGGTGAGCTGAGCTATTCGTTCGACGAATTGCGGGCCGGCGGCGTGTCGTTGGTGCTGGGGTGA
- a CDS encoding DUF1206 domain-containing protein, whose amino-acid sequence MSFKGAVNRATGSRTVEWIARAGYPVNGLLHLLIAYIIARIAFGFAGEADQTGALATLAEQRGGATSLWVVALGLVALAMWRLAETVVGLHPGEHSYAHLRDAPLINRLKAFGLALVYLALAFTAAQFALGVGRKGTERAEGLSARLMQTGEGKAVLVAIGLAIGAFGAYFVYKGAWRKFYGDLTVPGGRLLTVLGVCGHVAEGVVLIAAGLSVIGASFLRDPSRATGLDAAVEAVGRAQFGQVLLLVAAAGFAAYGLYQFALTRYSRM is encoded by the coding sequence ATGAGTTTCAAGGGCGCGGTCAACCGGGCCACCGGTAGCCGCACCGTGGAATGGATCGCGCGCGCCGGCTACCCCGTCAACGGTCTGCTGCATCTGCTGATCGCCTACATCATCGCGAGGATCGCGTTCGGCTTCGCCGGCGAAGCCGACCAGACCGGCGCGCTGGCCACCCTCGCCGAGCAGCGGGGCGGAGCGACGTCGCTGTGGGTCGTCGCTCTCGGACTCGTCGCACTCGCGATGTGGCGGCTCGCCGAGACGGTGGTGGGTCTGCATCCCGGCGAGCACAGCTACGCCCACTTGCGCGACGCTCCACTCATCAACCGGCTCAAGGCCTTCGGGCTGGCACTGGTGTATCTGGCGCTGGCGTTCACCGCCGCGCAGTTCGCGCTCGGCGTGGGGAGAAAGGGCACCGAGCGGGCCGAGGGTCTGAGCGCCCGATTGATGCAGACCGGCGAGGGCAAGGCCGTCCTGGTGGCCATCGGCCTCGCCATCGGCGCGTTCGGCGCCTACTTCGTCTACAAGGGTGCGTGGCGGAAGTTCTACGGCGACCTCACGGTGCCGGGTGGACGGCTGCTCACCGTCCTCGGTGTGTGTGGACACGTCGCCGAGGGCGTGGTGCTGATCGCGGCCGGACTGTCGGTGATCGGCGCGTCGTTCCTGCGTGACCCGAGCCGGGCCACCGGTCTGGACGCCGCCGTCGAGGCGGTCGGGAGGGCGCAGTTCGGGCAGGTACTGCTGCTCGTGGCGGCGGCGGGGTTCGCCGCCTACGGGCTCTACCAGTTCGCGTTGACGCGGTACTCGCGGATGTGA
- a CDS encoding ERCC4 domain-containing protein, producing MVELLIARNPDDGSRLHYLMRLPQPGGDLLFRTSDTWPRVKALYCHPVGLDEWPDDPEIVERIPLRSCQRRGASIDVIAQRGRENRSQVVFTTARGRDAVFWQSPRTRKQARPNVRTPTARAQGLEQLHILVDTHERYAYRFATQQSITVPRPLPCGDYGLEVDGALVASVERKSLADLVTSLTTGRLRYQVADLAALPRAAIVVEDRYSQLFKLDRVRPAVVADGLAELQVRWHSVPIVFCETRPLAEEWTYRFLAAAHAWAVTEAAALQRISPVRIDVAVQAPTDSPSTADVRAWARSAGLPVPGRGRLRPEVWQAWRDAHPE from the coding sequence GTGGTGGAGTTGCTGATCGCGCGGAACCCCGACGACGGATCCCGGCTGCACTATTTGATGCGCCTGCCGCAGCCCGGCGGCGACCTGCTGTTTCGCACGTCGGACACCTGGCCGCGGGTCAAGGCCCTGTACTGCCACCCGGTCGGTCTTGACGAATGGCCCGATGATCCGGAGATCGTCGAACGGATCCCGCTGCGGTCCTGCCAACGCCGGGGCGCCTCGATCGACGTGATCGCCCAGCGGGGCCGCGAGAACCGCTCCCAAGTGGTGTTCACCACCGCACGGGGCCGCGACGCGGTGTTCTGGCAGTCACCGCGCACCCGTAAGCAGGCCCGCCCGAATGTGCGCACGCCCACCGCGCGCGCTCAAGGCCTGGAGCAGTTGCACATCCTCGTCGACACCCACGAGCGGTACGCCTACCGGTTCGCCACCCAGCAGAGCATCACCGTGCCCAGGCCCCTGCCGTGCGGTGATTACGGCCTGGAGGTCGACGGTGCGCTGGTCGCCAGCGTCGAACGCAAATCCCTGGCCGATCTGGTGACCAGCCTGACCACCGGCCGGCTGCGCTATCAGGTCGCCGATCTGGCGGCACTGCCGCGGGCGGCGATCGTTGTCGAGGACCGCTACTCGCAACTGTTCAAACTCGACCGGGTCCGTCCCGCCGTGGTCGCCGACGGGCTGGCCGAATTGCAGGTCCGGTGGCACAGCGTACCGATCGTGTTCTGCGAGACCCGCCCCCTGGCCGAAGAGTGGACCTACCGCTTCCTGGCCGCCGCCCATGCCTGGGCGGTCACTGAAGCTGCTGCGCTGCAGCGTATTTCGCCGGTACGCATCGACGTCGCCGTGCAGGCTCCGACGGACAGCCCAAGCACCGCCGACGTGCGCGCCTGGGCCCGCTCCGCAGGGTTACCGGTTCCCGGTCGCGGCCGGCTGCGCCCTGAGGTCTGGCAGGCATGGCGCGACGCTCACCCGGAGTGA
- a CDS encoding ADP-ribosylglycohydrolase family protein, which yields MTSHDDRIAGVLLGTAAGDALGAPYEFQPPRGPDLDVRMAGGGVWEPGEWTDDTAMAIAIAEVAATGADLCDERAQDAILTRWREWSHHTKDIGVQTSSVLRAASRGAAITAARARDASRAHHARSGRSGGNGSLMRTAPVALAYLDDEDAMVEAARAISALTHFDPEAGDACVLWCSAIRHGVLTGDLDVRVGLRHLGDESRVTWSERLDIAETSRPRDFPKNGWVVSALQAAWSAIATTAGSEADPDAAGTGHLPRGLDAAVRAGFDTDTVAAIAGGLLGAVHGASAVPRAWRELLHGWPGLDAAALAELAHAAAR from the coding sequence ATGACGTCACATGATGATCGGATCGCAGGGGTGCTGCTCGGTACCGCAGCAGGGGACGCACTCGGTGCGCCGTACGAATTCCAGCCGCCGCGCGGGCCGGACCTCGACGTAAGGATGGCTGGCGGCGGCGTGTGGGAGCCCGGGGAGTGGACCGACGACACCGCGATGGCCATCGCGATCGCGGAGGTGGCGGCCACCGGCGCCGACCTGTGTGACGAGCGGGCACAGGATGCGATCCTCACGCGCTGGCGCGAATGGTCGCACCACACGAAGGACATTGGCGTGCAGACGAGTTCGGTGCTGCGTGCGGCATCGCGTGGGGCGGCGATCACCGCGGCGCGGGCGCGGGACGCGTCCCGGGCGCACCACGCGAGGTCCGGTCGCAGCGGCGGCAACGGCTCACTGATGCGCACGGCACCGGTGGCACTGGCCTATCTGGACGACGAGGATGCGATGGTGGAGGCGGCGCGCGCGATCAGTGCGCTCACCCACTTCGACCCCGAGGCGGGTGACGCCTGCGTGCTGTGGTGCAGCGCCATCCGCCACGGCGTGCTGACCGGCGACCTCGACGTGCGGGTCGGGCTGCGGCATCTCGGCGACGAGAGCCGGGTGACGTGGTCGGAACGGCTCGACATCGCCGAGACGTCACGCCCGCGCGACTTTCCGAAAAACGGCTGGGTGGTGTCGGCATTGCAGGCCGCGTGGTCGGCGATCGCGACAACGGCCGGCTCCGAGGCAGATCCGGATGCGGCGGGGACGGGCCATCTACCCCGTGGCCTCGACGCCGCGGTGCGCGCCGGCTTCGACACCGACACCGTCGCGGCGATCGCGGGTGGCCTGCTCGGCGCCGTCCATGGCGCGTCGGCGGTACCCCGGGCATGGCGCGAGCTGTTGCACGGCTGGCCCGGCCTCGACGCGGCGGCACTGGCGGAGCTCGCCCACGCGGCGGCGCGCTGA
- a CDS encoding CaiB/BaiF CoA transferase family protein — MPSAGPLSGVKVVDLTAVVAGPYCTQIMADMGADVVKVEAPQGDNARYISVGPEPGLSGVFTNVNRGKRSVVLDLQTDAGKDALRTLVARADVFIHSMRAAAIAKLGFDYAAVADLNPSIVYTNCYGYGRTGPYAARPAYDDTIQAECGLAAVQEELTGTAGYVGSIMADKICGLTAVNATMMALFHRERTGEGQEVEVPMFETMAAFMLVEHANGAMFDPPLGPALYPRTVARNRRPYQTSDGHLAALIYNDKQWQAFIDAVKPAWATDRYATMAGRAADIDTVYGLIGDALRERTTAEWLALFDELGIPASPLRSTGDLFTDPHLDAVGFFETVQTGHGPVRFPGVPTGFSRTPGRVRGGAPRLGEHTAEVLADWGQEPVK, encoded by the coding sequence ATGCCATCTGCGGGACCGCTGTCCGGAGTGAAAGTCGTCGACCTGACCGCCGTCGTCGCGGGGCCGTACTGCACCCAGATCATGGCCGACATGGGCGCCGACGTCGTCAAAGTCGAGGCGCCACAGGGGGATAACGCCCGCTACATCTCCGTCGGGCCGGAACCTGGCCTGAGTGGCGTGTTCACCAACGTCAACCGCGGCAAGCGCAGCGTCGTGCTCGACCTGCAGACCGACGCCGGAAAGGACGCCCTGCGTACGCTTGTCGCGCGCGCCGACGTGTTCATCCATTCGATGCGCGCCGCTGCGATCGCCAAGCTCGGCTTCGACTACGCGGCGGTCGCCGACCTCAACCCGTCGATCGTCTACACCAACTGTTACGGCTACGGCCGCACCGGACCCTATGCCGCCCGGCCCGCCTACGACGACACCATCCAGGCCGAGTGCGGACTGGCCGCGGTGCAGGAAGAGCTCACGGGCACAGCGGGTTACGTCGGTTCGATCATGGCCGACAAGATCTGCGGGCTGACCGCGGTGAACGCGACCATGATGGCGCTGTTCCACCGCGAGCGCACCGGCGAGGGCCAGGAGGTCGAAGTGCCGATGTTCGAGACCATGGCGGCGTTCATGTTGGTCGAACACGCCAACGGCGCCATGTTCGACCCGCCCCTGGGCCCTGCGCTGTACCCCCGCACCGTCGCGCGCAACCGCCGGCCCTACCAGACCAGCGACGGGCACCTCGCCGCGCTGATCTACAACGACAAGCAGTGGCAGGCGTTCATCGACGCGGTGAAGCCCGCCTGGGCCACCGACCGGTACGCGACCATGGCGGGCCGCGCCGCCGACATCGACACCGTCTACGGCCTGATCGGCGACGCACTGCGCGAGCGGACCACCGCCGAGTGGCTGGCGCTGTTCGACGAACTCGGCATCCCGGCCTCACCGCTGCGCAGCACCGGCGACCTGTTCACCGATCCGCACCTCGACGCGGTCGGATTCTTCGAGACCGTGCAGACCGGGCACGGCCCGGTGCGCTTTCCCGGTGTGCCCACCGGCTTTTCGCGCACACCCGGTCGGGTCCGCGGCGGCGCGCCCCGGCTCGGGGAGCACACCGCCGAAGTCCTCGCGGACTGGGGGCAGGAGCCGGTCAAGTAG
- a CDS encoding TA system antitoxin ParD family protein, whose translation MSNTADRVTRVAADLMDSAAAEGARQSRSAKQQLDHWARVGRAVSTQHSVARRKVEAALAGDVPLRDLTDEEGVVFNAEISAAIQERLVSADYGAVLAARGVTTVALDEDGEIVQYAPDGSSVRLGRGV comes from the coding sequence ATGTCCAACACGGCCGACCGTGTGACCAGGGTCGCCGCGGATCTGATGGACAGCGCCGCCGCCGAAGGCGCACGTCAGAGCAGGTCGGCGAAACAGCAGCTGGACCACTGGGCGCGGGTCGGACGCGCGGTCTCCACTCAGCACAGCGTGGCGCGCCGCAAGGTCGAAGCTGCCCTTGCCGGCGATGTTCCCCTCCGGGATCTGACCGACGAGGAAGGTGTCGTCTTCAACGCCGAGATCTCCGCGGCGATCCAGGAACGGCTCGTGAGCGCCGATTACGGCGCGGTATTGGCCGCGCGAGGAGTCACCACGGTGGCGCTCGACGAGGATGGCGAGATCGTTCAGTACGCACCGGACGGCAGTTCGGTACGGCTGGGCCGCGGCGTGTGA
- a CDS encoding DUF732 domain-containing protein codes for MFARRAASAGIAAVAAVGLAAPASASPEDAVFLDRLQKVGITSSNPYATIYDAYAVCRELDRGTSPTQVVGFVLGDNPDLDWEAAADYVVLANMTYCPPV; via the coding sequence ATGTTCGCACGACGTGCCGCCTCCGCGGGGATCGCGGCTGTCGCTGCCGTCGGACTCGCCGCACCCGCCTCGGCTTCGCCGGAGGATGCCGTGTTCCTCGACCGGCTGCAGAAGGTGGGAATCACCAGTTCCAACCCGTACGCGACGATCTATGACGCCTACGCCGTGTGCCGCGAACTTGATCGCGGCACCTCGCCCACTCAGGTCGTCGGCTTCGTGTTGGGCGACAATCCCGACCTCGACTGGGAAGCCGCCGCGGACTACGTCGTGCTCGCGAACATGACGTACTGCCCGCCCGTGTGA
- a CDS encoding PIN domain nuclease, giving the protein MALRPWLIDKSAYTRLAVSPDVELWMERIDRGLVRISTVTRLEIGYSFRTAEQARSEVASPPLTLMPIEYMTPTVEDRAREVQLTLADRGKHRAPSIPDLLVAATAEQAGLTVLHLDKDFDLIAGTTGQPVEALRMG; this is encoded by the coding sequence GTGGCACTGAGGCCATGGCTGATCGACAAGTCGGCATACACGCGGCTCGCTGTGTCACCTGACGTCGAACTCTGGATGGAGCGCATCGACCGCGGGCTGGTGCGCATCAGCACGGTCACGCGTCTTGAGATCGGCTATTCGTTTCGCACAGCGGAGCAGGCACGTTCCGAGGTCGCTTCGCCGCCGTTGACACTCATGCCCATCGAGTACATGACACCGACCGTCGAAGATCGCGCCCGGGAAGTACAACTCACCCTCGCCGACCGCGGCAAGCACCGCGCACCATCGATTCCCGACCTACTCGTCGCCGCCACAGCAGAGCAGGCCGGATTGACCGTCCTCCACCTCGACAAGGACTTCGACCTGATTGCCGGCACCACCGGACAACCAGTCGAGGCGCTGCGAATGGGGTGA